A portion of the Pseudomonas koreensis genome contains these proteins:
- a CDS encoding sigma-70 family RNA polymerase sigma factor — protein MRVLYANFASGVISLPPAHPVESLYHAHHSWLTGWLRRKLGCPDSAADLAQDTFIKVLSAREPPVIIEPRAFLTTLAKRVLFNHYRRQDLERAYLETLAQMPEMAAPSEEHKAIILQTLIELDELLDGLPRPVKRAFLLAQIDGLTYPQIAAELGISIATVKRHLNKAAMRCYFAL, from the coding sequence ATGCGCGTTCTCTACGCAAACTTTGCGTCCGGAGTCATTTCGTTGCCGCCCGCTCATCCCGTCGAATCGCTCTATCACGCCCATCACAGCTGGCTCACCGGCTGGCTGCGGCGCAAGCTCGGCTGCCCGGACAGCGCGGCGGATCTGGCGCAAGACACGTTCATTAAAGTGCTGAGCGCCCGCGAACCGCCGGTGATCATCGAACCGCGCGCCTTTCTCACCACGCTGGCCAAACGTGTGCTGTTCAACCACTACCGGCGCCAGGATCTGGAACGCGCCTACCTCGAGACGCTGGCGCAAATGCCCGAAATGGCCGCGCCGTCGGAAGAGCACAAGGCGATCATCCTGCAGACGTTGATCGAACTCGATGAGCTGCTCGACGGTTTGCCGCGCCCGGTCAAACGCGCATTCCTGCTCGCGCAGATCGATGGGCTGACTTATCCACAGATCGCCGCCGAACTGGGTATCTCGATAGCCACGGTCAAACGCCATCTGAATAAAGCAGCAATGCGCTGCTATTTCGCACTGTGA